Proteins encoded in a region of the Marmota flaviventris isolate mMarFla1 chromosome 3, mMarFla1.hap1, whole genome shotgun sequence genome:
- the LOC114087880 gene encoding olfactory receptor 6C2-like has protein sequence MRNHTTTTFILLGLTDDPQIQSLLFIFLFFTYLLSITGNMAIILLTLMNPHLKTPMYFFLQNFSFLEIFFTSACIPRYLYNLSTGDKTITYCACAIQAFFTDLFGVTEFFLLATMSYDRYVAICKPLHYTTIMSNTACRRLILCCWIAGLLIILPPFSLSQNLEFCDSNVIDSFLCDVSPFLKISCSDTWVIEQMVIGCAVLTFITTLLCVALSYICIIKTIIRFPSAQQRKKAFSTCSSHMIVVSITYGSCIFIYVKPSAKDSVAINKGVIVLTTSIAPMLNPFIYTLRNKQVKQAFNDSVKRIALSSKK, from the coding sequence ATGAGAAACCACACGACAACAACCTTCATTCTCCTGGGACTAACAGATGATCCACAAATTCAGAgtctacttttcatttttttgttttttacctacTTACTGAGTATAACTGGGAACATGGCCATTATCTTACTCACACTAATGAATCCTCATCTTAAAACACCAATGTACTTTTTCCTacaaaatttttccttcttagaaATCTTTTTCACATCAGCTTGTATTCCTAGATACTTGTACAACCTATCAACAGGTGACAAGACTATTACCTACTGTGCTTGTGCCATTCAAGCATTTTTTACTGACCTCTTTGGAGTAACTGAGTTTTTTCTCCTGGCCACCATGTCTTATGACCGATACGTGGCCATCTGCAAACCCCTCCATTACACCACCATCATGAGCAACACAGCCTGCAGAAGACTCATCCTCTGCTGTTGGATAGCTGGCCTATTGATCATACTCCCACCATTTAGCCTTAGCCAAAATCTGGAATTCTGTGATTCTAATGTTATTGATAGCTTTCTTTGTGATGTGTCTCCCTTCCTGAAAATTTCATGCTCAGACACGTGGGTCATTGAGCAGATGGTTATAGGCTGTGCTGTGTTGACCTTTATCACCACCCTTCTTTGTGTAGCTCTCTCCTATATATGTATAATCAAGACCATCATAAGATTCCCttctgcccagcaaaggaaaaaagCCTTTTCTACCTGTTCTTCCCACATGATTGTGGTCTCTATCACCTATGGCAGCTGCATCTTCATCTATGTCAAACCTTCAGCAAAGGACTCCGTGGCTATTAATAAGGGGGTGATAGTCCTCACTACTTCCATTGCTCCTATGTTAAACCCCTTCATCTACACCTTAAGGAATAAGCAAGTAAAACAAGCTTTCAATGACTCAGTCAAAAGAATTGCCTTATCTtccaaaaagtaa
- the LOC114087918 gene encoding olfactory receptor 6C2-like — MANKTITTFILLGLTDDPQVQGLIFVFLFLTYMLSITGNLTIISLTLLDPHLKTPMYFFLQNFALLEILFTSACIPRYLYNIATGDKSITYNVCVIQVFFIDVFGVTEFFLLAIMSYDCYVAICKPLHYIVIMNSRVCGKLVFCCWIIAVLIILPPLIMILNLEFCDSNIIDYFFCDSYPILKISCSDTWLLEQMVITCAVLSFITTLLCVVLSYIYIIKTILRFPSAQQRKRAFSTCSSHMIVVSITYGSCIFIYVKPSAKDSVAINKGVTVLMTSIAPMLNPFIYTLTNKQVRQAFNDSFKRIKLPSKK; from the coding sequence ATGGCAAACAAGACAATAACCACCTTCATTTTGCTAGGGCTGACTGATGATCCTCAAGTTCAAGGTCTaatttttgtgtttctatttctCACTTACATGTTGAGTATAACTGGGAATCTGACCATCATCTCCCTCACTTTATTGGACCCCCATCTTAAAAcacccatgtactttttcctaCAGAATTTTGCTTTATTAGAAATCTTGTTTACATCTGCTTGTATTCCTAGATACTTATATAACATAGCAACAGGTGACAAGTCCATTACTTATAATGTTTGTGTCATTCAAGtgttttttattgatgtatttggAGTAACTGAATTTTTTCTTCTGGCCATTATGTCCTATGATTgttatgtggccatctgcaaacccCTGCATTACATAGTCATCATGAACAGCAGAGTCTGTGGAAAGCTTGTCTTCTGCTGCTGGATCATTGCTGTGTTGATCATACTCCCACCACTTATCATGATACTAAATCTAGAATTCTGTGACTCAAatataattgattattttttctgtgaTTCATATCCTATCTTGAAGATATCATGCTCGGACACATGGCTTTTAGAACAGATGGTGATAACCTGTGCTGTATTATCTTTCATCACAACTCTTCTGTGCGTTGTTCTGTCCTACATATACATCATCAAGACCATCCTAAGATTCCCCTCTGCCCAGCAAAGAAAAAGGGCCTTTTCCACTTGCTCTTCTCATATGATTGTGGTGTCCATCACCTATGGAAGCTGTATCTTCATCTATGTCAAACCTTCAGCAAAGGACTCTGTGGCTATCAATAAGGGTGTGACAGTGCTAATGACATCCATTGCTCCCATGTTGAACCCATTCATTTACACTCTGACAAACAAACAGGTGAGACAAGCTTTTAATGATTCCTTCAAAAGAATTAAGTTACCTTCAAAGAAGTAA